Proteins from a single region of Cyanobium sp. Tous-M-B4:
- the ffh gene encoding signal recognition particle protein, translating into MFDELSQRFEEAVKSLRGQASITETNVESALKQVRRALLEADVSLPVVQDFVEEVRRKAVGAEVVRGVSPDQKFIQLVHEQLVETMGGENAPLAAGGKPGAPSVVLMAGLQGAGKTTATAKLGLHLKEQGRRALLVGADVYRPAAIEQLKTLGAQIGVEVFSLGTDAKPEDIAAAGIAKAREEGFDTVLVDTAGRLQIDTSMMEEMVRIRQAVQPDEVLLVVDSMIGQEAADLTRAFHEQVGITGAVLTKLDGDSRGGAALSIRKVSGAPIKFIGTGEKVEALQPFHPERMASRILGMGDVLTLVEKATKEVELADVARMQQKLQEASFDFSDFLQQMRMIRRMGSLGGLMKLIPGMNKIDDGMLKQGEVQLKKIEAMIGSMTEIERQQPELLASQPSRRRRIASGCGHSSAEVDKVLADFQKMRGFMQQMTRGGGMPGMPGMPGMGGMPGMPGMPGMPGMPGPMGGGGGSGGGAGQRVAKPAKKRKGFGQL; encoded by the coding sequence ATGTTTGACGAGCTTTCGCAGCGATTTGAAGAGGCGGTTAAGAGCCTGAGAGGGCAGGCCTCGATCACAGAAACCAACGTAGAAAGCGCGCTCAAGCAGGTGCGTCGAGCCCTGCTGGAGGCGGATGTGAGCCTGCCAGTTGTTCAGGACTTCGTCGAGGAGGTGCGCCGCAAGGCCGTGGGCGCCGAGGTGGTGCGGGGCGTTAGCCCGGATCAGAAATTTATCCAGCTGGTGCACGAGCAGCTGGTTGAAACCATGGGCGGCGAGAACGCCCCCCTGGCCGCAGGTGGCAAGCCCGGTGCACCCTCGGTGGTGCTGATGGCCGGCCTGCAGGGCGCCGGCAAAACCACCGCCACCGCCAAGCTCGGCCTGCACCTCAAGGAGCAGGGGCGCAGGGCCCTGCTGGTGGGAGCAGACGTCTACCGACCTGCCGCCATTGAGCAGCTGAAGACCCTGGGCGCCCAAATCGGCGTGGAGGTATTCAGCCTTGGCACCGATGCCAAGCCCGAGGACATCGCCGCCGCCGGCATCGCCAAGGCCCGCGAGGAGGGCTTCGACACGGTGCTGGTAGACACCGCCGGCCGACTCCAAATCGACACGTCGATGATGGAGGAGATGGTGCGGATCCGTCAGGCCGTGCAGCCCGACGAGGTGCTGCTGGTGGTGGATTCGATGATCGGCCAGGAGGCCGCCGATCTCACCCGGGCCTTCCACGAGCAGGTGGGCATCACCGGAGCCGTGCTCACCAAGCTCGACGGCGACTCCCGCGGCGGTGCCGCCCTCTCAATCCGCAAGGTGAGCGGTGCGCCGATCAAGTTCATCGGCACCGGCGAGAAGGTAGAGGCGCTCCAACCCTTTCATCCCGAGCGGATGGCAAGCCGCATCCTCGGCATGGGCGACGTGCTCACCTTGGTGGAGAAGGCCACCAAGGAGGTGGAGCTGGCCGACGTGGCCCGCATGCAGCAAAAACTCCAGGAAGCCAGTTTCGACTTCTCCGACTTTCTGCAGCAGATGCGCATGATCCGGCGCATGGGCTCCCTGGGCGGGCTGATGAAGCTGATCCCGGGCATGAACAAAATTGACGACGGCATGCTCAAGCAAGGCGAGGTGCAGCTCAAGAAGATCGAGGCGATGATTGGCTCCATGACAGAGATCGAGCGCCAGCAACCGGAGCTGCTGGCCTCCCAACCCTCAAGAAGGCGCCGCATCGCCTCTGGCTGCGGCCACAGCTCGGCCGAGGTGGACAAGGTGCTGGCCGATTTCCAGAAGATGCGCGGCTTCATGCAACAGATGACCCGCGGCGGCGGCATGCCCGGCATGCCCGGCATGCCAGGGATGGGGGGTATGCCGGGCATGCCTGGAATGCCTGGGATGCCTGGGATGCCTGGCCCCATGGGCGGTGGTGGTGGCAGTGGCGGTGGGGCGGGGCAAAGAGTTGCCAAGCCCGCCAAGAAACGCAAGGGATTCGGGCAGCTATGA
- a CDS encoding IMS domain-containing protein, with protein sequence MQSLLRTLQQRIDRAPDQGFTQETLLAREELLRTSADLLSDSSRRQAYESDLTALAGSGPALMPALDVPTSKEVGGLLLLLEAGQAFESFELACRALQPPQTPALGSTRESDLALLAGLACLAAAVDLRQQRRYEAAAQTLQQGQHLLQRMGQLPAIRQQLNDELDGLRPYRVLDLLSRNLTAQAERAEGLTLLEELVARRGGLEGFGDPSMGPEEFQAFFKQIRAFLTVQEQVDLFSRWAGASAAADFLASTALTASGFAQRKPERIAAARERLEASGQDGLQPLLACLHLLLGQVDKARSAFEQGATPELKRWAEQQSSDSLAQLCAYCRDWLARDVLPGYRDLEADPDLEAYFADRDVQAYVEQHDSPPERLPAPAESDFAWDMGLAPVSAAPANPSGGFLEQEDEDEQWDWDGTAWLDSLRDAWDSHGPSSWMERMPQWQLPWQCQLSRQWPSRRTTTGVAVAAGVALLAIASFVRLRSPAPGPGRTPIAVQPVAPPALPIKPPPPVKATPAAEPSLPLREEAPSEAQVQALLEAWLDAKAAILAGKDSRIPLEVLARPSQLDRLASERDADQARGETQTISTDITNLVINERDANRIAATVGLSYTDQRLNAKGDPQGEPSKMELRNLYVFGRDGGIWRLVSFQKAP encoded by the coding sequence TTGCAGTCCCTGTTGCGCACCCTGCAGCAACGCATCGACCGGGCGCCAGATCAGGGATTTACCCAGGAAACCCTGCTAGCCCGTGAGGAACTACTGCGCACCAGCGCCGACCTGCTCAGCGACAGCAGCCGGCGCCAGGCCTATGAATCCGACCTGACGGCGCTAGCCGGTAGCGGTCCAGCGCTGATGCCCGCCCTGGATGTGCCCACCAGCAAGGAGGTGGGCGGCCTGCTGCTGTTACTCGAAGCGGGTCAAGCCTTCGAAAGCTTCGAGCTCGCCTGCCGGGCCCTGCAGCCACCTCAGACGCCAGCGCTGGGCAGCACCCGCGAGTCCGACCTGGCCCTGTTAGCTGGCCTCGCCTGCCTGGCAGCCGCCGTCGACCTGCGCCAGCAAAGGCGCTACGAGGCCGCCGCCCAGACCTTGCAGCAGGGCCAGCACCTACTGCAGCGGATGGGCCAATTACCAGCCATTCGCCAACAACTAAACGACGAGCTCGATGGTTTGCGGCCCTACCGAGTGCTGGACCTACTCAGCCGCAACCTCACGGCCCAAGCGGAAAGGGCCGAGGGTCTGACCCTGCTTGAAGAGCTGGTGGCCCGCCGGGGCGGACTGGAGGGTTTCGGTGACCCGAGCATGGGCCCAGAGGAATTTCAGGCCTTTTTCAAGCAGATCCGTGCCTTCCTGACAGTCCAGGAACAGGTGGATTTGTTCAGTCGCTGGGCAGGAGCCTCTGCGGCTGCCGACTTTTTGGCAAGCACCGCCCTCACGGCCTCCGGCTTTGCCCAACGCAAGCCCGAGCGCATCGCCGCGGCCCGCGAACGGCTGGAGGCCAGTGGTCAAGACGGACTACAACCGCTGCTGGCCTGCCTGCATCTGCTGCTTGGTCAGGTGGACAAAGCCCGCAGCGCCTTTGAGCAGGGAGCAACCCCCGAACTGAAGCGCTGGGCCGAGCAGCAAAGCAGCGACTCCCTAGCCCAACTCTGCGCCTACTGCCGCGACTGGCTGGCGCGGGATGTTTTGCCCGGCTACCGCGATCTGGAGGCTGATCCGGACTTGGAGGCCTACTTCGCCGACCGCGACGTACAGGCCTATGTCGAGCAGCACGACAGCCCCCCAGAGCGCTTGCCAGCGCCCGCCGAAAGCGACTTCGCCTGGGACATGGGCCTGGCCCCGGTTAGCGCGGCCCCAGCCAACCCCAGCGGCGGCTTCCTGGAACAGGAAGACGAAGACGAGCAGTGGGACTGGGATGGGACGGCCTGGCTCGATAGCCTGCGGGACGCCTGGGATAGCCATGGTCCTTCCTCCTGGATGGAGCGCATGCCCCAGTGGCAGTTGCCGTGGCAGTGTCAATTGTCGAGGCAGTGGCCGTCGCGCCGCACAACTACCGGAGTAGCAGTGGCAGCCGGGGTGGCCCTGCTGGCCATCGCCTCGTTTGTAAGGCTGCGCTCTCCCGCCCCCGGCCCGGGCCGCACTCCCATCGCGGTGCAACCGGTCGCCCCACCAGCTCTTCCCATCAAGCCCCCCCCTCCCGTCAAGGCCACCCCTGCCGCCGAACCCAGCCTGCCCCTGCGGGAGGAAGCGCCGAGCGAAGCCCAGGTGCAGGCCCTGCTCGAAGCATGGCTCGACGCCAAGGCCGCAATCCTGGCAGGCAAAGACAGTCGCATTCCCCTGGAGGTGCTGGCCCGGCCAAGCCAGCTGGATCGACTTGCCTCAGAGCGCGACGCCGACCAGGCCCGTGGCGAAACCCAGACCATCAGCACCGACATCACCAATCTGGTGATCAACGAGCGAGACGCCAACCGCATCGCCGCCACGGTGGGGCTGAGCTACACCGATCAGCGGCTCAACGCCAAGGGAGATCCTCAAGGCGAGCCCAGCAAGATGGAGCTTCGCAACCTCTATGTGTTCGGCCGCGACGGGGGTATCTGGCGCCTGGTGAGCTTCCAGAAAGCTCCCTGA
- the pdhA gene encoding pyruvate dehydrogenase (acetyl-transferring) E1 component subunit alpha: protein MTQADMGHDIAAAPGSASGAPTCSADVTSLVGAHAERLENLYPSVPATVNREEGLMLYRDMTLGRRFEDKCAEMYYRGKMFGFVHLYNGQEAVSTGVIKAMKMQHDWFCSTYRDHVHALSCGVPAREVMSELFGKETGCSKGRGGSMHLFSKEHHLLGGYAFIGEGIPVALGAAFTSRYKRDALGDASSDSVTAAFFGDGTCNIGQFYECLNMAALWKLPILFVVENNKWAIGMDHNRATSDPEIWRKAAAFGMAGEEVDGMDVLAVRAAAQRAVERARAGEGPTLLECLTYRFRGHSLADPDELREEAEKEFWAKRDPIKSLAARLIEQGLARAEELKAIEKEIDAEVADCVEFALAAPEPKPEELTRYIWAED, encoded by the coding sequence ATGACGCAGGCGGACATGGGCCACGACATTGCGGCGGCACCAGGATCAGCTTCCGGAGCACCGACCTGTTCAGCCGACGTCACCAGTTTGGTGGGGGCTCACGCTGAGCGCCTCGAGAACCTTTACCCATCCGTGCCTGCCACGGTCAATCGCGAGGAGGGCTTGATGCTCTACCGCGACATGACCCTGGGTCGGCGCTTTGAAGACAAGTGCGCGGAGATGTATTACCGCGGCAAAATGTTTGGCTTTGTGCACCTCTACAACGGCCAGGAGGCCGTGAGCACGGGCGTGATCAAGGCGATGAAGATGCAGCACGACTGGTTCTGCAGCACCTACCGCGACCACGTCCACGCTCTTAGCTGCGGTGTGCCGGCCCGCGAGGTGATGAGCGAGCTATTCGGCAAGGAGACCGGCTGCAGCAAGGGCCGCGGCGGCTCTATGCACCTTTTTTCGAAGGAGCATCACCTGCTCGGTGGCTACGCCTTCATCGGCGAAGGCATCCCCGTGGCCCTCGGCGCCGCCTTCACCAGCCGCTACAAGCGCGATGCCCTAGGCGATGCCAGTAGCGACTCTGTTACCGCCGCCTTCTTCGGCGATGGCACCTGCAACATCGGTCAATTCTATGAGTGCTTAAACATGGCGGCGCTTTGGAAGTTGCCGATTCTGTTTGTGGTGGAAAACAACAAGTGGGCCATCGGCATGGACCACAACCGCGCCACCAGCGATCCGGAGATTTGGCGTAAGGCGGCTGCCTTTGGCATGGCTGGTGAGGAGGTGGATGGCATGGACGTGCTGGCGGTGCGTGCCGCCGCCCAGCGCGCCGTTGAGAGGGCCCGGGCCGGAGAGGGTCCCACCCTGCTGGAGTGCCTCACCTACCGCTTCCGCGGCCATTCCCTGGCTGACCCCGACGAGCTGCGCGAAGAGGCTGAGAAGGAGTTTTGGGCCAAGCGAGATCCGATCAAATCCCTCGCCGCCCGCTTGATCGAGCAGGGCTTGGCTAGGGCCGAGGAGCTCAAGGCGATCGAGAAGGAGATCGATGCAGAAGTGGCTGATTGCGTCGAATTCGCCCTGGCGGCCCCCGAACCCAAGCCGGAAGAGCTCACTCGCTACATCTGGGCGGAAGACTGA
- a CDS encoding calcium-binding protein, which translates to MMVFDLDYRDLPRVIVMIKAYSFTPVQLATLETLLSPLQALQSLEGSSGTCDDSDQGEEEKPEAQLGTNAADLLEGNAGPDNIVGLNGDDTLRGLQGKDWLYGDNGHDFLDGGEGRDIVHGGNGNDELRGGKGRDDLFGENGNDLLIGGCGPDLMVGGLGDDILFGGNAPDTYTGGLGRDVFVLSLPGGEGGHGGGGEMASTFAPLAHEEEGDVITDFRQGVDQIALAGGLTFDQLVFKANGIYVTKEEDHEISDHLMISSAPGSEHEESGRLLARLIDFDTTMLGRADFITWSDLSME; encoded by the coding sequence ATGATGGTTTTTGATCTTGACTATCGAGACTTACCGAGGGTGATCGTTATGATTAAAGCCTACTCATTCACACCTGTTCAGCTAGCAACCCTGGAAACCCTGCTCTCCCCCTTGCAGGCGCTGCAAAGCCTGGAGGGCAGCTCGGGGACCTGCGACGACTCCGACCAAGGAGAGGAGGAAAAGCCAGAGGCTCAGTTGGGCACCAATGCCGCAGACCTTCTTGAAGGCAATGCTGGCCCAGACAATATCGTTGGCCTTAATGGAGATGACACGCTCAGGGGGCTTCAGGGCAAGGATTGGCTCTATGGCGACAACGGCCATGACTTCCTTGATGGGGGTGAAGGTCGCGATATTGTCCATGGTGGCAACGGCAATGACGAGCTACGCGGAGGCAAGGGTCGTGATGACCTCTTCGGCGAGAACGGCAATGATCTGTTGATCGGCGGCTGCGGACCCGACCTAATGGTGGGGGGGCTTGGCGATGACATTCTGTTCGGAGGCAATGCACCCGATACCTACACAGGCGGACTCGGGCGGGATGTGTTCGTGCTCTCCCTGCCTGGAGGAGAAGGCGGCCATGGGGGCGGTGGGGAAATGGCTTCAACATTCGCGCCCCTTGCCCATGAGGAGGAAGGCGATGTGATCACTGATTTCCGTCAGGGAGTCGACCAAATCGCCTTGGCAGGTGGCCTGACCTTTGATCAATTGGTTTTCAAAGCCAATGGTATTTACGTGACAAAGGAGGAAGACCATGAGATATCTGATCACCTCATGATCTCCTCTGCGCCAGGGAGTGAACATGAAGAATCAGGCAGACTACTAGCAAGACTCATTGACTTTGACACAACGATGCTAGGAAGAGCAGATTTCATCACATGGAGCGATCTTTCCATGGAATAA